A part of Armatimonadota bacterium genomic DNA contains:
- a CDS encoding HDOD domain-containing protein yields the protein MPCAKSNLIPPRQTAEITNGDFCFSMVQPHFQEDSAFYMARQPIYDRNMQLVAYELLYRRGNAVTPPEFSSDDEVAALANVLIEVGLDRLVGKTRAFVNVPQSLLSSEALRLLPPKRVTLEILENTVWTEEVEAQIKDLKALGYQVALDDYVFESRHQQFLKLVDLVKVDMLGVPPGLDIQSSILKLRRPGQQFLAEKVETHAQFQKCLAMGFNLFQGYFFAKPKTIRGTGVRTNQSMSISLLAKIQDPNTTMHELENLIVSNVALGHKVLRLVNCVANGLTKRVDSIQQALMFLGTAKIRTMASLAVITSIPGKPSELYRLAMIRAKFCEAAARYARFNDPEKHFTVGLFSVLDALTDTPMNDILGELPLAPDVIDALRGDGEPNLCKDSLQYVLQVEHGAWERTNVAFRDVPANAYPEAVEWAREQERSLAS from the coding sequence ATGCCCTGTGCAAAATCGAACCTAATCCCACCCCGCCAAACAGCCGAAATAACTAATGGGGATTTTTGCTTTTCGATGGTTCAGCCACACTTTCAAGAGGACAGCGCATTCTACATGGCGCGGCAGCCGATTTACGATCGGAACATGCAACTCGTCGCCTACGAGCTCCTCTACCGACGTGGAAACGCCGTCACCCCACCCGAATTCTCGTCTGACGACGAAGTCGCCGCTCTCGCAAACGTCCTCATCGAGGTCGGCCTAGATCGCCTCGTTGGCAAAACCCGAGCCTTCGTCAACGTCCCGCAGAGCCTTCTCTCAAGCGAAGCCCTTCGCCTTCTGCCGCCCAAGCGCGTCACCCTCGAAATCCTCGAAAACACGGTCTGGACTGAGGAAGTCGAGGCGCAAATCAAGGATCTCAAGGCCCTCGGCTACCAGGTCGCGCTCGACGACTACGTCTTCGAATCCCGTCACCAGCAGTTTCTCAAGCTCGTCGACCTCGTCAAGGTCGATATGCTCGGCGTACCGCCAGGGCTCGATATTCAATCATCGATCCTTAAGCTCCGCCGCCCGGGTCAACAGTTCCTCGCCGAAAAGGTCGAGACCCACGCCCAGTTCCAAAAATGCCTCGCGATGGGATTCAACCTCTTCCAGGGCTACTTCTTCGCCAAGCCGAAAACCATTCGCGGTACCGGCGTCCGCACCAACCAGTCGATGTCCATCTCGCTCCTCGCGAAAATTCAGGACCCGAACACGACGATGCATGAGCTCGAAAACCTCATCGTCAGCAACGTCGCCCTCGGCCACAAGGTGCTTCGTCTGGTCAACTGCGTAGCTAACGGCCTCACCAAGCGTGTGGATTCTATCCAACAGGCGCTGATGTTCCTCGGCACCGCCAAAATTCGAACGATGGCCTCGCTCGCCGTCATCACCAGTATCCCCGGCAAGCCGTCCGAGCTGTATCGCCTGGCAATGATCCGCGCCAAATTCTGCGAAGCCGCCGCCCGATATGCCCGGTTCAACGATCCCGAAAAGCATTTCACCGTCGGACTCTTTTCCGTCCTCGATGCGCTCACGGACACGCCGATGAACGATATCCTGGGCGAACTTCCGCTTGCACCCGACGTCATCGACGCTCTGCGCGGTGATGGAGAACCGAACCTCTGCAAGGACTCGCTTCAGTACGTGCTCCAGGTCGAGCATGGCGCGTGGGAGCGAACCAATGTTGCCTTCCGCGACGTCCCCGCAAACGCCTATCCCGAAGCAGTCGAGTGGGCCCGCGAACAAGAACGCTCGTTGGCGTCGTAG